The bacterium region TCCAGATAATATCCCGCTCTCCTTTTAACTCCTTTGTTCGTCTTACTACCGACGAGATGGCCTTGACCCCTATCTGCCTCTAAACCGGCCGGAAACTTTTCCGCCGAGCTCTCCTATGCCGGCGATTTTGCCTGGGCCAGCACATCTCGAATCATATTTTCCAGGGTATTGAGAAAGGCGCCGACTACCGATTGATTTGGTTTCGAGGTAGCCGAAGCGGCCGGGGGGACATCAGAGGTATTCTGAGTCGAAGGAGCTTCCTGGCCATGGGCCATATTCTGATTAGCCCTGACCATGCCTAAACTAAGATTAACTACCTCGTGGTTGATTTGTTCCAAGGTCTCAGACATCTTCATCATTGACTGGTAAGCATCAATGGCCTGTTTCAGGGTTTGGACCCGATTCTCTATCCGTTCCAGCCTGTTGGCCTTATTTTCTTCTCTCTGTGTTTCTCCATCCTGGTCCGGGGCTTCTCTTTCCCTTTCTTTAATCTTTTGTTCGGATTCGGCTATTTTCCGCTCGAGGACGTCTTCCGCCTCCTCTAAGTCTTCCTTTTTCTGGTCAATTTCTTTCTCCTTTGATTTAGCTTCAATCCCTTCTTCCTCTGTTTCCGCCTCTTCAACTTGTTCTGTTTCAGTTAGCGGTGAAGTTGGTTCTTCTTCAGGTGGAGCGGCCTCCTGATTTTGGCCCTCCCCTGGAGTTGTTGGAGCTATCCCCCTTCCACCATGCCCGGCTTCTTCTCTCTTGTAAATTATCCGCGCTTCACTCTTGCCTGATGTAGCCGCGAAATAGGCCCCTTCCTTGTTTATGTCTAAATGGATACCGGAATAAACTACTGTCCCGCCTTCTCTGGCTGCTTCTCTTTTAAATCTGGCGATATTACCCAGTTCATGAGAAGCGACCCGAAGGATACTCATATTGGCCTTGGCCGGCAAACCCAGACCCGGCTCGCCCGGATCAAGACGGTAATAAAGGGTAGGATTGGCCAGATTAGACTCTATTTGCATGGGGCATTCCTTCTCCTTTTTTCAGCCTTTACTTCTTCCTTTCTCTTAGCTCATTTCTAAAGGCTTCTAAGCGGGGTAATTCCTCTAAATCCCTCTTTCTTCTTGCCGCTTTCTTACTTTCAATTATATCATCGAGAGAAGCGCAAGGAAATCTTCTTTCAATAAGCCTGCTGCGCTTTTCTGCTTCCTCAAAAGACTTTATCCCATCAGGTGCAAATACTATGTCTAAAGGAAAAGAGCCACCTCTAATTTGGATAAAATCCTTTCCCTTGATTATTGCTTCTTTCAGGACTCTATCTATAATAAATCCGAGCTCCTTTAATGCCTTTAAAAGATTCTGGCAATTTTTCTCTGATTTCTCAGGAAATATATCTATATCCTGAGTGGTGCCGGGATAACCATAGAGAATGGCTCCACTTTTTCCAATAAAAAGATATTTGACTTTATGTTTATGGAAGACCTTAGCTAATTTTATAATTTTCTCAATCATCGCTTACCATGATAATAACCTAACCACTTTGGCAAATTCTTCTCCGCCCACTGGCGATAATCTTGGGTAGTATCAAATATCCGGTAAGGTGCGTCATCGATTACAGGTATTTTCAGAGGAATAAATCCTAATTCAATATGTTCACTAACCTTACGCAAGAGGGCATCTTGAAAGTCGAGTCTCTGTTGCTCTTCTTCATTTAGCCTACCGATATGATAAATAAGTCTTTTCATATATCGATGATTATGATCGTAACTACTCAGCCCAGCCTTTTTTGAGGCTTTTATCCGAGAGGCTTCTCTTTAATAAAGTCTGTAACTACTCAGGCAGATAGGTTGAAGGCTAAATAGTTACTAAGGTCTTCTAACGACGAGCATCAGCCGCCGACGGCAACGGCGCACGTTTTTCGCGCTGCTGGCGGCGGTCGGCTGCACGCGATGTTAGCACCCGAACATACCTATGAGTTACCTCTCTGCCACACTGGGCTTACCAACCGGAATCTTGGACACTTGTATGACTAACTGCAATGCCTTATTAACCGCATCTGAGTCGGGAAACGCAGCAGCCACATCCGGCCTCAAGAGTACCAGATTTGTGCCTTCCCGATAGCGTTCGGCATACTTACCTCTTACGCCTCCTTTGAGCAGTTCAGCAAGGTCATATTCCGGTCGCAATTCGTCCTCTATCTCAAGACCAGTTTCCTTCTTCATATTCTTTTCTCTCTCGGGGTGTCAACTCCCGTGCATTGATGATACGAATGCGATTACCACGCTCGGTATGTGAAACGATCAGCAATCTGAAACGATGAGACAAGCCGACAATAATCCACCGGTCTTCTTCGGTGGAGTGATCAGGGTCAGCCACAGTCACACTCAATCTGTCCTGGAACACTGTAGCGGCTTCTTCAAATGAGACCTTATGCCGCTTGAGATTGCTCGCTGCTTTGTCCGGATCCCACTCGAATTGTAATCCCACGCTGCTCCTATATTCTCGATTGAAGTTGTCTCAACGATGTTGAAATTGGTTGTATGGTGTGCGTCGCCGCATGCTAAGACCGTTTAATTATACCAGAAAATTCTCATCTTGTCAAGAGGCAAAAAACCCGGGAGAACAATCACCTCAAATTTGTTAAAAAGGTTGACGGAACGACTATTTTATGATATAAGATAGCTTAGTGGCTTCCTGACCCTTAAGAAGGGGGAGGTCTTGATCATCGCCAAGGAGGATAAATGATGGTAAAAATAAGGCGGGCTTTAATCAGCGTTTCTGACAAGCGGGGCATTATTGCCTTAGCTGAAAATCTGAGTCAATTAGGCATATCCATTATCTCTACTGGGGGGACAGCTAATGTCCTTAGGGAAGCAGGTGTTCCGGTTACAGTTGTCTCCGATCTGACAGGATTTCCTGAGATACTGGGAGGTCGAGTAAAGACCCTGCACCCGGCAGTTTATGGCGGTATCCTGGCCAAACGGCGCCCAGATCATTTGGAAGAACTGGGCAAACACAGAATCGAACCGATTGATATGGTCGTGGTCAACCTCTATCCCTTTGGTGAAACCATTCGTCGCAGCTCTTCCGAAGAAGAGGCCATTGAAAACATTGACATTGGTGGACCGACTATGATCAGAGCCGCTGCCAAGAACTACCCATATGTGGCCTCGGTAGTTAACCCGGCCAGATACGAAGGTATCATCACGGCTTTAAGAGAAAACGCCTGTTGTCTAAAAGAAGATATGCTTTTTTCTCTGGCCCAGGAGGCCTTTGCTTATACGGCGGCCTATGATGCCCTGATAGCCGGATATTTTCAACGGGATGTCAAATTTCCCGAGACACTGAATCTGAGTTATGTCAAGGTGGGAGACTTGAGATATGGCGAGAATCCTCACCAGCAGGCCGCCTTCTACCGCCTACCGGAGATAAGGTCACCGTCTATTGGAAATGCAGAGAAGTTATGGGGTAAAGAGCTTTCCTATAATAACCTGCTCGATTTAGATGCCGCCCTGGAAACAGTCCGGGAATTCGATGAACCGGCCGCCGTAGTCATCAAGCATAATAATCCCTGCGGTGTAGCGGTGGGAGATAGTTTGTCCGAGGCGTATGCGCGGGCCAGAGGGTGCGATCCTGTTTCGGCCTTTGGTGGCGTGGTCGGATTGAACCAACAGGTTGAGGCTGAGACAGCCCGCCAGATCACGGAGACCTTTATTGAGGCGGTCATCGCCCCTGATTTTAGCCCGGAGGCCCTTGAAATCCTTAAAGAAAATCGCGATCTTAGAATCATTAAAGTCAGCTCTCTGGAAGGAATGAGACGGCGGGAGATGTATCTAAAGCAGGTAACCGGCGGCTTATTAGTCCAGGACCGTGATCTGGCCCGGCTTGATCCAGAGGATATAAAGGTGGTCACCTGGCGTCAGCCGACCAAAGAAGAAATCGCCGCCTTCCTTTTTGCCTGGAAGGTGGTCAAACACGTTAAGTCCAATGCCATTATCCTGGCTCTCCCTGACCGGACCGTAGGTATTGGGGCCGGACAGATGAGCCGAATTGATTCCACCCGGATAGCCGTGGCCAAGGCCGGAAACAGAATAGCTGGCGCCGTCCTGGCTTCGGATGCCTTCTTCCCCTTCCGGGATAATGTCGACGAGGCCGCCAAAGCCGGCATTAAGGCCATTATTCAACCAGGAGGCTCTTTGCGAGACGAAGAGGTGATCAAGGCGGCTGATGAATATAACTTGGCGATGGTCTTTACCGGCCGGAGGCATTTTAGGCATTAGAGTTATAGTGAACGACATAAATAAGTTG contains the following coding sequences:
- a CDS encoding BrnT family toxin, yielding MGLQFEWDPDKAASNLKRHKVSFEEAATVFQDRLSVTVADPDHSTEEDRWIIVGLSHRFRLLIVSHTERGNRIRIINARELTPRERKEYEEGNWS
- the purH gene encoding bifunctional phosphoribosylaminoimidazolecarboxamide formyltransferase/IMP cyclohydrolase, with the protein product MMVKIRRALISVSDKRGIIALAENLSQLGISIISTGGTANVLREAGVPVTVVSDLTGFPEILGGRVKTLHPAVYGGILAKRRPDHLEELGKHRIEPIDMVVVNLYPFGETIRRSSSEEEAIENIDIGGPTMIRAAAKNYPYVASVVNPARYEGIITALRENACCLKEDMLFSLAQEAFAYTAAYDALIAGYFQRDVKFPETLNLSYVKVGDLRYGENPHQQAAFYRLPEIRSPSIGNAEKLWGKELSYNNLLDLDAALETVREFDEPAAVVIKHNNPCGVAVGDSLSEAYARARGCDPVSAFGGVVGLNQQVEAETARQITETFIEAVIAPDFSPEALEILKENRDLRIIKVSSLEGMRRREMYLKQVTGGLLVQDRDLARLDPEDIKVVTWRQPTKEEIAAFLFAWKVVKHVKSNAIILALPDRTVGIGAGQMSRIDSTRIAVAKAGNRIAGAVLASDAFFPFRDNVDEAAKAGIKAIIQPGGSLRDEEVIKAADEYNLAMVFTGRRHFRH